The following are encoded in a window of Harmonia axyridis chromosome 7, icHarAxyr1.1, whole genome shotgun sequence genomic DNA:
- the LOC123684217 gene encoding uncharacterized protein LOC123684217 — protein MKCGGTLVAVHDRWKSSEITEVVKLSREKDVEMAAVHIPAINTITMALYRAPTGDFSKFMETLTEALNIISNKYSKEKVIIGGDFNIDFLKRSRESMMITNLMSSYGLKGKATTPSRVTKQSANCIDNMFTNDQDESTLITLEIHMSDHQAQLLKIKKTKTTTSLKKETIKKDYSRRRLFNRSNKTFPKLIGRI, from the coding sequence ATGAAATGTGGGGGAACATTAGTGGCCGTACATGACAGATGGAAGTCTTCAGAAATAACAGAAGTAGTGAAACTCTCCAGGGAAAAAGATGTTGAGATGGCGGCTGTACACATCCCGGCAATAAATACAATCACTATGGCACTGTATAGAGCCCCTACAGGAGATTTCAGCAAGTTTATGGAAACTCTAACTGAAGCGCTAAATATCATTTCCAATAAGTACAGCAAAGAAAAAGTCATTATCGGAGGAGATTTCAACATAGACTTTCTGAAGAGAAGTAGAGAAAGTATGATGATTACAAATCTCATGTCCTCATATGGATTGAAAGGAAAGGCAACTACACCATCCAGAGTAACAAAACAATCAGCAAATTGCATTGATAATATGTTCACTAATGATCAGGACGAATCAACACTGATAACGTTGGAAATACATATGTCTGATCATCAAGcccaattattgaaaattaaaaaaacaaaaacaactaCATCATTGAAAAAAGAAACCATAAAAAAAGATTATTCAAGGAGGAGACTATTCAACAGATCAAACAAGACCTTTCCAAAATTAATTGGGAGAATTTAG
- the LOC123685294 gene encoding uncharacterized protein LOC123685294, producing MAGADGCDVNRSEVSSGNRGKKDNICSLCGKKVCDFVKCIKCEDIFHPACMIQANTRKTPKCIHASIPTDGDDSLIAEKSTESQEPEVEMKILKVENYFLKQLLSECQSKNKVLLHNNELLIEKIMRLEKDNTSQDKQSKKNEVNNRFQRSRQPSPHALNTDGKFQGQQQSTVDSNSAGTQSIVHKQIAKELRNMREDTEEHPQNDTSKHNLKFQKENINENSGAMNLRMSEVWTEVKNKKQTRKARNSLICKGNESSQKNIKIKGAVKRKWLLYIYIIL from the coding sequence ATGGCGGGCGCAGACGGTTGCGATGTAAATCGGAGCGAAGTTTCAAGCGGAAATAGAGGCAAAAAAGACAATATTTGCAGTTTATGTGGTAAAAAAGTGTGTGACTTTGTAAAGTGCATAAAGTGCGAGGATATTTTTCACCCTGCCTGCATGATACAAGCTAACACACGAAAAACACCGAAATGCATTCATGCATCTATACCAACTGATGGCGACGATTCGTTAATAGCTGAGAAATCAACTGAAAGTCAGGAACCGGAGGTAGAGATGAAAATTCTGAAAGTGGAGAATTACTTTCTAAAGCAGTTGCTTAGCGAGTGTCAGAGTAAGAATAAAGTTTTATTGCACAACAATGAATTACTTATAGAAAAAATCATGAGATTGGAAAAAGACAACACAAGTCAAGATAAACAAAGCAAGAAAAACGAAGTAAACAATCGTTTCCAAAGATCGAGGCAGCCAAGTCCGCATGCACTCAATACGGATGGAAAATTTCAGGGTCAACAACAGAGTACTGTTGATTCAAATTCAGCAGGAACACAGAGTATAGTACATAAACAAATCGCAAAAGAACTACGAAATATGAGAGAAGATACGGAAGAACATCCACAGAATGATACGTCAAAACATAACCTAAAATTCCAAAAAGAAAACATCAATGAAAATAGTGGAGCTATGAATCTAAGAATGAGTGAAGTCTGGACTgaagttaaaaataaaaaacagacAAGAAAAGCGAGGAATAGTCTGATTTGCAAAGGAAATGAAAGttcacagaaaaatattaaaatcaagGGAGCAGTAAAGCGGAAAtggttattatatatatatattatattatag
- the LOC123684216 gene encoding putative nuclease HARBI1 has protein sequence MAFRRVYDLAFEDDDSDEEFVVRRPRWIREREDHFQNLDNADFEKRFRLSKKAALQILGSIEEQIEFANDKNNSVSPMNQLLCTLRYYATGCHQMTVADFTGISKSTAHRIIHRVSTAIASLRPLHITFPETQEEIRRTQTEFFGTASFPRVLGAIDCTHVKIKTPGGDNAELFRCRKGYFSLNVQAICNAKLEFTDIVARWPGSSHDSTIFRNCYRKAMFDDDRYGNAVLVGDSGYSCTKYFMTPFENCLNPAEQLYNESQIRTRNPVERMFGVWKRRFPVLSLGFRIDLDKVFPVIVATAVLHNVLRRRGEDVPPFDAEFEANLPAPWDVKIAQGDMGQNPIAVLGHPLNERRDYPEHRERRTMVHQYFTRLVMLERQRREIGRVVVEEHEEIAEDPHLEVRQDQ, from the exons ATGGCCTTTCGACGAGTATATGATCTTGCCTTTGAAGATGATGATAGTGATGAAGAATTTGTCGTTCGACGTCCTCGATGGATCCGAGAAAGAGAAGATCATTTCCAAAATTTGGACAATGCGGATTTTGAGAAAAGATTCCGTCTCTCAAAAAAAGCTGCACTCCAAATACTGGGTTCAATTGAGGAACAAATTGAATTTGCAAACGACAA GAATAATTCTGTTTCTCCAATGAATCAGTTACTATGCACCTTACGATACTATGCTACTGGTTGTCACCAAATGACAGTTGCAGACTTCACTGGAATTAGTAAATCGACAGCCCACAGAATAATTCATCGAGTGAGTACTGCTATTGCCTCTCTCCGTCCACTGCATATAACATTCCCTGAAACTCAGGAGGAAATTCGAAGAACACAGACTGAATTTTTCGGAACTGCAAGCTTTCCAAGGGTTTTGGGTGCCATCGATTGCACTCATGTTAAAATTAAAACTCCAG GTGGTGATAATGCAGAGCTGTTTCGTTGCAGAAAGGGTTACTTTTCACTGAATGTTCAGGCTATATGCAATGCCAAACTTGAATTCACAGACATAGTTGCGAGGTGGCCTGGAAGTAGTCATGATTCCACCATATTCCGTAATTGCTATCGGAAAGCTATGTTTGATGATGACAGATATGGAAATGCTGTCCTAGTAGGAGATAGTGGATATTCCTGTACCAAGTATTTCATGACtccttttgaaaattgtttgaaccCTGCGGAACAATTATACAACGAATCTCAAATCAGAACGAGAAACCCTGTGGAAAGAATGTTTGGAGTTTGGAAAAGACGCTTTCCTGTATTATCGTTAGGTTTTAGAATCGATTTGGATAAAGTATTTCCTGTAATAGTGGCAACGGCTGTACTTCATAATGTCCTACGAAGACGTGGGGAAGATGTCCCACCTTTTGATGCTGAGTTTGAAGCCAACCTACCAGCACCATGGGATGTTAAAATAGCTCAGGGAGACATGGGACAAAATCCCATAGCAGTCTTAGGTCATCCATTGAACGAGAGGAGAGATTACCCTGAGCACCGAGAAAGACGTACTatggttcatcaatacttcacAAG GCTGGTAATGCTAGAGCGACAGCGCAGGGAAATTGGAAGGGTTGTAGTGGAAGAACATGAAGAGATTGCGGAAGATCCACATCTAGAAGTGAGGCAGGATCAATAG